In Triticum urartu cultivar G1812 chromosome 6, Tu2.1, whole genome shotgun sequence, the following proteins share a genomic window:
- the LOC125513508 gene encoding uncharacterized protein LOC125513508 isoform X1: MDPAMPRRSGDGSSPAAPPRRRGRASPFPTVVPATAPNPLQLPSSLPPEQQHGSGGRCTPLPPPARAPRWRASSTGSARRSSPLLPTPPTPSHLPDQVAAPLVLVSSSPPAAPLRPQRNHSSSSRSMESDDHGRVARRHEMWFSAPVGVVHERVGDDGINAVHSGSCRGALWWPLWYSSVAGQVRFAFPLLVVNLSTSFITSVLLSCSLVTRQVQSAEQTLFSKREEEGDLGSCPRAVSGDAPMRCGAHVHVVHRPCV, encoded by the exons ATGGATCCGGCCATGCCGCGGCGGTCAGGCGACGGATCCAGCCCCGCTGCACCGCCCAGGCGCCGGGGTCGAGCGTCGCCGTTCCCCACCGTTGTCCCGGCGACTGCCCCCAACCCCCTCCAACTCCCCTCGTCCTTGCCCCCCGAGCAGCAACATGGATCCGGCGGGCGGTGCACACCCTTACCTCCACCAGCCCGAGCGCCCCGCTGGCGTGCCTCCAGCACTGGCTCTGCGCGGCGCAGCAGTCCACTCCTCCCCACGCCGCCCACACCCTCCCATCTACCGGATCAGGTCGCGGCTCCCCTCGTGCTCGTATCTTCCTCCCCTCCGGCAGCTCCACTCCGGCCCCAGCGGAACCACTCCTCTAGCTCAAGATCCATGGAG TCCGACGACCACGGACGTGTAGCTCGCAGGCATGAGATGTGGTTCAGTGCTCCTGTGGGTGTAGTTCATGAGCGCGTCGGCGACGATGGCATCAACGCAGTGCACTCCGGTAGTTGCCGTGGTGCACTCTGGTGGCCGTTGTGGTACAGCTCAGTGGCTGGCCAGGTGAGGTTTGCTTTTCCTCTGCTTGTGGTTAATCTAAGCACGAGCTTCATCACCTCGGTGCTTTTGTCGTGTAGCTTGGTGACGCGACAGGTGCAGTCAGCTGAGCAGACACTCTTCTCCAAGCGAGAAGAGGAGGGCGATCTTGGTTCCTGTCCACGTGCAGTTTCAGGCGATGCGCCCATGCGGTGCGGAGCACATGTGCATGTAGTCCATCGGCCATGCGTGTAG
- the LOC125513508 gene encoding vegetative cell wall protein gp1-like isoform X2 — protein MDPAMPRRSGDGSSPAAPPRRRGRASPFPTVVPATAPNPLQLPSSLPPEQQHGSGGRCTPLPPPARAPRWRASSTGSARRSSPLLPTPPTPSHLPDQVAAPLVLVSSSPPAAPLRPQRNHSSSSRSMESDDHGRVARRHEMWFSAPVGVVHERVGDDGINAVHSGSCRGALWWPLWYSSVAGQLGDATGAVS, from the exons ATGGATCCGGCCATGCCGCGGCGGTCAGGCGACGGATCCAGCCCCGCTGCACCGCCCAGGCGCCGGGGTCGAGCGTCGCCGTTCCCCACCGTTGTCCCGGCGACTGCCCCCAACCCCCTCCAACTCCCCTCGTCCTTGCCCCCCGAGCAGCAACATGGATCCGGCGGGCGGTGCACACCCTTACCTCCACCAGCCCGAGCGCCCCGCTGGCGTGCCTCCAGCACTGGCTCTGCGCGGCGCAGCAGTCCACTCCTCCCCACGCCGCCCACACCCTCCCATCTACCGGATCAGGTCGCGGCTCCCCTCGTGCTCGTATCTTCCTCCCCTCCGGCAGCTCCACTCCGGCCCCAGCGGAACCACTCCTCTAGCTCAAGATCCATGGAG TCCGACGACCACGGACGTGTAGCTCGCAGGCATGAGATGTGGTTCAGTGCTCCTGTGGGTGTAGTTCATGAGCGCGTCGGCGACGATGGCATCAACGCAGTGCACTCCGGTAGTTGCCGTGGTGCACTCTGGTGGCCGTTGTGGTACAGCTCAGTGGCTGGCCAG CTTGGTGACGCGACAGGTGCAGTCAGCTGA